In Nonomuraea sp. NBC_00507, the following are encoded in one genomic region:
- a CDS encoding sigma-70 family RNA polymerase sigma factor translates to MRSDHEAPDDEVAVSALYREYHRPLLAFVIRLTAGDRQWAEDVVQETMIRAWRSAEQLDPEAVSLMPWLATVARRIVIDDRRRRDARPQESGDGPLESMPVPDEMEGLLHQVVVSEALKALSPAHREILNETILRDRSVHDAAVALGIPVGTVKSRVYYAVRALRIALEERGVTA, encoded by the coding sequence ATGCGATCGGATCATGAGGCGCCAGACGACGAGGTGGCAGTGTCCGCGCTCTACCGGGAGTATCACAGGCCGCTGCTGGCCTTCGTGATCCGGCTGACGGCGGGCGATCGGCAGTGGGCGGAAGACGTGGTGCAGGAGACCATGATCCGGGCGTGGCGCAGCGCGGAGCAACTCGATCCTGAGGCAGTCTCACTTATGCCCTGGCTCGCCACGGTCGCCAGACGTATCGTGATCGATGACCGGCGGCGCAGGGACGCCCGCCCCCAGGAGTCGGGCGACGGGCCGCTGGAGAGCATGCCCGTGCCGGACGAGATGGAGGGTCTCCTGCACCAGGTGGTCGTGTCAGAGGCGCTGAAGGCGTTGTCGCCGGCCCACCGCGAGATCCTCAACGAGACGATCCTGCGGGACCGGTCGGTCCATGACGCCGCCGTGGCGCTCGGCATCCCGGTGGGCACCGTGAAGTCCCGGGTCTACTACGCCGTTCGCGCGCTGCGCATCGCGTTGGAGGAGAGGGGGGTGACGGCGTGA